The DNA region ACTGCCAGCACCCCCCGTGCAGGATGAGCATCGCCGAGCTCGACCCCTCCATCGCCGTGgtgggtcctgcagcccctgggctgggccctctgggctgctctgctctgggtttTGGTGACTCTGGTAAAGCAGCTCCTCACAGACAGGGGCTTGTGTCAGGGAAGTCCCATTGTGGTCACCCGTTGTTGCGGTGTtggtgtgagggtccccagggtgaggcgagagatgagaattgactccaagttcttagAGGACTGATTTCTTATCTAAGATATTATTTAAGATATTCTATTGTTTAAGATATTCTATTGTTTAAGATATTCTATTGTTTAAGATATTCTATTGTTTAAGAAATTCTATTATTTAAGAAATTCTATTGTTTAAGAAATTCTATTATTTAAGAAATTCTATTCTATTAAAAGAAAactatatactaaaactatactaaagaaagagagacatcagaaggctagacaagaatgataataaaaacctgtgacagacTCAGAGTCCGACACAGCCGGACTGGGTTGcttattaagttaaaacaattcacatggaaccaatccaaGGTGCCTCTGTTGGTAAGCCACCTCCAAACTACGTTCCAAgcaagcagataattattgtttacatttcttttctgaggcttctcagcttctcaggagaaaaatcctggtaaagggatttttcataaaatttgaCAGTGGCATCCCCCTTGCATGGCAGTTAAATACCATTCCTCGTGGAGCAGTGTCATTCTCTGGGGTTTAGTCTGGACTTTGATTCCAGCCTTTTGAAGGGCAGATCTGATTCCATTCCTGGATCCATATGATGAGGCACCATGGCTTGTTTTCTGTTGAACCAGAGATGCCTTTCCTTTGTTCCCCCTGGTTTTCCTTCTGCAGTAATGAAAATACTGATGATTCCAGCCCTTGGAGAATCACTCACATCAAGCCTTTGTGGACTGTTCAGTTTAACAGGGCAGTGTGAGGCACATTTTTAAAGCAAGGCTGTCAGGAGTAGTAACTGCTCCCAATCCCGATCATGGTCCTTGGTGTTGACACAGGGCCTTAAGTCTGAGATGATCAATCTAAAATATAAAAAGATAaagtctttttcttcttttttttttttttttcagggcttTTTCTGCAACACAGAGGCAGACTTTAATGACTGGTGCCAGCAAATCAAAAAGGTTTGTGTTAATAGAtctggtcaggcattggaacaggctgcccagggaagtggtggagtccccatcccaggaagtgttcaaaaggcctgtggatgtggcacttggggacatggtttagtggtgacatTGGCAGTGATGAGGGAATGGTTGATCTCCCTCTCTCTGATTCTCTGTCCCTGGGAAAGGAATATCAGGTATTGTTTTGTTTCCAACCACTGCATAGAGACCATGTTCTCTGTAGCATGACCCCATTTTAAGCATACTAAAAAAGTTTATTAAACTACCTAAAGGAGCATAGCTCTGAAATCCTGTTAATGATGTGGTTCAAAAGCTAGAGTGAGGTGCCCAGAGATGATTGTTAGCCCAGCAGTGCAGAGCTGTGGTGCTCATGGCTGTGCTGTGTCTCCACAGCTGTCCCTGGTCAGAGGAGCGCTGCCCATGTTCGAGCTGGTGGAACGCCAGCCCTCCCACTTCTCCAACCCCGACGTCCTGAATCTCACACCAGGTGAGGCCACCAGGGAGGGACAGCTGGGGGTGAGCCCCTCCCTCTGGCTGTCTGCAGATCATGTGGAATTACATTATGACTGCTGGGATGTTCCTGTTCCCACTGGAATTTAACCTGGAGTCAGTTGGTGTCGTTCTTCAGCTTTCAGCTAGAGGTTTGCAGATCCCACAGTGTCTCAGGATGGGAATTATTCTAAAAATAATTCACTGAGCAGAAGAACAAACAAGCTCACAGGCTGTCATGGCAGTGTGACTCTGTGGTTTCTGAGGAGATGTTTGGAGGAATCAAAAGTGTCCAGTGAAAAGGCTGAAAACTGAGTTTGTGGGTAATGAAAATGCTCCAAGACAGGGCTGGTCACACTCAGTTCCAGCATAAGGCACTCCCTCCTTCTTGGCATTACCATTACCAGTGGGAAAAAGGACACGTGCTGAGCCCTAACCTTGCCTGTCAGGCTCTGCTTATCACATTAATGACATGAGCAAACATTGCAGGAGATAAAGCCATTGGCTGCTTCTGCCAAAAGCAGTGAGTGTGTGGGCAAGCCTATCCTGTCACCAGGCATGGAGAGGCCTCCTGGCAACCTGCACttctgctctctctctctttctctctctttctcttccctCCTTCCTTAAAAGCCTTCATTATCACACTGTCCTTGGTTGTTAAGCATGCTCCATTCCCTTAAACTGCCAATTGATCCTTGCCTGTCTTAAATTGTCCCTAATGTCTTTCCTACtcttaaaaatgttttttaatggACTGCTTGTCCTTCTTCCTCTTCCCTGGCTTGCAGAGCCTCTCCCATCTGCCAAGGCCATTTTTTTCTATTAGTCCTGTCTCTCACTAGAAGGAGTAATTGAACTTTGAGCTCCTTTTAGGGCCTAAAGGGGTTCCAGGAAAGCTGTAGAGGACTTcacacagtgacaggacaagtggGAATggtttcccactgccagagggtaggcttagatgggatattgggaaggaattcctccctgtgaggatggtgaggccatgggacaggttgctcagagaagctgtggctgcccctggatccgtAGAAGTGTCaaagaccaggctggacaggctCTGGAGCAACCTGGTATGGTGGaaagtgtccttgcccatggcagggggcaggactggatgatctttaggtcccctccaacccaaaccattctgggattctgtaactGTCCAGCCTGAACTAAGAAAGGTTTCTCCTTCCCCCTGTGCTAAAGTTGCTTTAAGTGTGAGCTCCTTCTTCACCATATACTTGGAAGATGGAGAGGTGGGATCAACTGACATTACCTTTCCTCACAAAGTGAACTGTGCTAATTGCTTTTAGGAGAGTGCACGTTGTAATTACATATCCTAACAGTTGCACCAAAACCAACTATAGCAGAAACGATTCCCTAACACATAGGGGTAAATGTATCTCTTAACTGGGACAGAAATCTTCATAGGTATTAGTCCAGACCTGGCAAGTGCTCCTGTTCTGAGCCTCTTGAGGCAGAACAGTCTCCTGCTaatgcagagctggggcacaggAAGGCTGTACAAAACAGTGGCAGCAGAAATGTGTTTGGATCTGTGAAAGATGCCGTGCTTCTGTGCTCCATGTAATTCTCTCCAGAGCATTTTCCATACCACTGACACATTCTTATCCTCCTCAGAGCCCTCACTAGGGTTTGTCACTGAGTTTTAGACCTTGTAGGCCCTTGGCACTCAAACTGTGATGCCCTCCAGTTGCTGGTCTCACTGCCAGTCACAGCATCCCACTGAGGCAGcactttctgcttcttcttcttcttcttccagaCTCCTCTGATGCCGACAGATTGGAAAGGTTCTTTGACTCGGAAGATGAAGACTTTGAAATCCTGTCCCTTTGAAAACAAATAGGAAACTGACTCTGCAAATTTGTGTAtgtgtggggagaaggggggaGGGAAGCTCCTTCGAGAGCCTGGGGCTACCGGTTTTCATAGGCGCTTGCTGCCATCCCTGCCTCCCGTCCATGCCGGCATTCCGTGCAGCCTCGGAGCGGTGTCTGCAGTGGGATGAAGAACCCAGAGGGTGTTCCAGCCTTTCTGGCTGCAGTTGCAATGGCTCAGCAGCAAACAGCTGCTGCAAGTGGATGCAGTGGTGCTTAGGAGCTCCAAGCCTATCTGTTACAGCAGCAGGTCAGCCGGGCCTTCCGCGGGAGGCGCGGAAATCGTTAGAGCGCTGAATCCTCCCATGGGGACTCCCCTCTGAAGCTTTAGTAGAGCCCACCCGTCATTTAGCAGGAGAAAGGTCCAGTTAATGCCTTTAGCAGCTTCCCTTCTCACTGGCCAGCCTGGACTGCAGCTCACAGTGCCAGGAACAGCAGCCACGTCCCACAGACAGCTGTGAAGCCTCCGGAGTGCAGGTCCCTACGGTACAAACTCCTGTTCATGCTCTGCAGGACACTCAGCACTACCTCTCCTGTCCACAGCCTGTAGAAAGGGGATTGAGGGAACTTCCAAGTGACTGAGAATTCAATAAGTGAAGTGTtggagcagtgctgtgctgtTGGAGAGCATCTCAATCCCAGTTTAAGTAACAGAAGGAATGGAAGAGTAGAAAATGTGTGTGTTGCTCAGTGAGTCAGTCCATGTGCTTCTACAATGGAATAGTCTCTACTGCAAGTACCTTCAGGAAAGCTGCTTTGAACAGAAAACTGAATTCCACAGCCCTGGAAAAAagagctgggagagctgaaacaaggcagcagagctctgccaggcATGTTCCAGACTTCTGCCTGCCCACCAGTGTGCTGGCATGGTGACTAGGGAGTGATGTCCTGTCAGAAACCCAAGCTGTAAAACCTCTTGAGGTGCCCTGGGTGGGTTGGTCAGcacttcctgcagctcctcctgtcaGACATTCCCTTTCCAAAGCAGAAGAGGTACCTGAAGGTCGAGTAGGTTTCTGAGCTGTGTTGCTGCCTTGCCTCTGCCAGCTCCCCTCCCTGTGGAGTGTGCCCAGAGGTGCTGTAGGAGCTAACCTGGAGAAACCCCTGTCAGGTGACCATCCCAGGAACGGCAGAGTGCCTTGAAAAGGTCCAAATGTACTGGAAATTGTAGCTACTTTAAGCTGGTAGCTCTGCCTGGGGCCCTTCTCCACAGAGAGAAGGGTGAACGGTGGAGGAGAGCTGTCTCCATGCACACTGCTAGGGAAGTGCTGCCATGGTTTCCTCGGTGTGTGCTGCACACTTCAACCCTGTTTACAAGGCTTTGGTTTGTGCATTCAGGTTTGGAACCTGTCAGATAATGGTGGTGTGCCCATGGGTGGTGCCACCAGGCTAGAAATGTCCTGTTTCCCCTGTGACTGACCTACTGATGCTCTAACTGTCCCTGTGATACCCGAAAGCAGAGGTTTGAACTGGGAACCACAATGCTTCTGTCACTAAATTATTATTTgctgctttctgcctgcttctcctCTTCTCTCTTGTAGCCAGGGGAAGAGGCAGCAGAGGAAGTGGGGCTGTGCTCCATTCATCTGCTTTCAATTTCTATCTGAATAAACAGATGTAAAATCTTTGCCTGTCCTGTTGTCCTTGCACACGTTGAAGGCAGTGGTGGGTGGTATGGAGTACACCAGGAGAGCCCAGTGTGTAAAGGGCTCCAggggagctggagaaggactttggacaagggggaatggcttcccactgcagGCTTAGGTGGGATACTGGGAATGAATTGTTCACtcagagggtgggcaggccctggcacaggttgcccggagcagctctggctgccccatccctgaagtgtccaaggccagcttggacagagcttgaagcagcctgggatagtggaaggtgtccctgaccatggaaaAAGATGATCCTTAAGATCCCTTTCCAGCCCCAATCAGTCTGTGATTCTACTGTTAATTCACATTCATGGTTGTATGTTTTAaggacagctctgccagacaagATTTTACCTGAGTGTTCACACAACCCCAATGACAGAGCTAAGCTCAGCTCCCTTAGATCTTTAACAGGCATTTCTGGCTGTTCAGTGTTGCCTTGTCCCAGTGTTACTGTCAGGGCCTGATGCAGCATTGCAGGGCTCACCTCCTTcaccaggagtgaggggaagctGTTGCCATTATAGCTGATACTTGTACTAGcaatgttttaaatatttagcttcctcttcctgctcctgaATCAATCTGCCTCTCTCTGAGTTAGAGAGGGTTTAGTCTGTGGAGATCAGAGCAGTCCACCCTGCTGGAAGGTGAGTCAAACATTCAGCAGAGAGATCTGAACTCCCCTGGCCATGCCCATCCCTCAGTGTCCTTTGGAAATTATTAATATTCCAGTTTGTTCTGGTGATTTAGGTGATTCACAGCTGGTCTGCTGTCAAACTGCACCGGGGTGTGTGCAGGAGCCACCAGTGACTGTTCCTCTCATCTTGGCCACTCTAAAATAATTTATGTGCCACTTGTCCTCCAGACTGGCCTTGATATGAGCACATCCACTTATTTCAGGTTCTTACCTGCTCACAGCTGGGGAGAAGGCTTGAATTCACCTCTCCCTTTTTTCCCACAGCTCTAGCAAACAGTTTTCCCGGGTTTAGTGCTTAAACTGCAGCACTTTCACCTCCCATATATCCTTTTAGAAGATAAATGATCATACTGAAAAAAATGCCCTGTGCCAAATGCTTAAAAGAGTAATTTATTAGCAAATCCTCTACAAACTGGATTGAGCAGGGGGGGGATGCATTTCTAGAGGATGAATGATCAGAAATGTGGCATTTCCCTAAAAATGGGAATTGTCTGTGTCCAGGGATGGCCCTGAGCTCCACATCCACATCTGCACTCCAGGACTGGAGCTGGAACAGGGAGGTTTTGACAAGGAATTTTATACACACTCATGGCATGCTCATTTAAAAAATGCAGAAGGGACTCTGCAGGCTGGAAGGGAGgagcagaaaataaaaaggaCATCAGCAGCATGTTGGACCCAAAAGAATACACAGGATCTTTGCTGCTGGCATGTCACAGTCATCCAAGTGCAGAAGATACAAAAAGTGACCTTTCCTTTATTCTTTTAGACCTGTGAGAAGTTTCATTTCCAGAGTTCTCCCAAAGGTTTATTCTGAACCTCCTGCATAGTTTCCTTTGCAATGGACTTGATTTCTCTGTGCAAGTCTTCAATGCTCTTTGAAGCATCCACTGTCTGTTTCCAAGACAACAAAAATACAGGACAGATAACAGAGAACACAGAAATCAGAAAAACCTTGCTGTTAACATCTGCTTACCCCCCATTACTCAATGTTATTCTTCCTGAGTAGTGAAATGAGCTAATTACACCTCCTCTCTGCAGTTTCTGGAGAAATCAAAATAGGTAGGAATAGACATTTAAGAAGTAGAAGTGAGGGTGGGTGAAGGTAAacagaaggagctgctgctggatgtTTTTTGGTGGCAGTGTCTGGGGTGTGTGACAGAGGCAGGTAAGCTGGGGATTCATCCCAGGTCTCCTGGAACAGGGAATTGCCCTCTCTGCCACATCTCACAGTGTCCCACTGAGCAAAGTGGGAaggggcagcacagggatgtgacAGGCAAAATCTGGGAGCTCTCACTAAAGACCCCCATCCCAGTCCATGACAAACCCATTAGAGTTAATTCTCACCTTCCAGTTGAGGCTCTTGTCCTCCATGAGGCAATAGAAGCACTGAAGAACTTTCTCTTGGAAGGAGCTGGTCTCATAACGTTCCTGTCCAAAGTTGCCTcgttctgctgctgcttctgggttTAACTGGAGGAACAGGATCAGGTCTGGCTTTGGGAGCCCAACATCAGGCTGTTTGCACCAGTCCAGGCCAAAGTTCTGCCCCAAGCAAGGACAAGAGAGTGTGAGGTGAGACACAGAGACAGGACAGCAGCAGGTTGGCTGGAGAGTGAGGTGGGGAAGGAACAGCCCAGGATGGCAGGGATTGCAACCCAAAACTCAGCACAGGCTGTGAACTGCACAGGGGATAGCCCAGCTGAGCATGTGGGAATTCAGCCCTGCTCATCTGGGGCTGAGCAAGTTTTGACAGGTGTTCAGCACCTCCTGTGCCTATTTAAGTTGGAGAGAGTGAGATCTTTTCATGCCTCTGCTGCAGATCCCATCTGAGCTCCACCAAGGCACGTTCTGAGCCTCCACACAGCCTTTACCACTCCAGAACTTGCTGAGTCCAGaagaaagctgctcccaaacacaaacaccaCACAGCTGCAATGCAGATCTCTCTGAGCCCATGGAGGCTCCTTCCCAATACTCACCTCCCCAGGAATTTCAGCCCAGACACAACAGATGCAGTTTGCCAGCTTTTGCATTTTGCTGACAGGTTTGAAGAGTTTCACCAGGGCATCCATGAATGAATCCATGATGTTGGTGAGACTACAGAGTCCACTTACTGCTCATCCACATCTTAAATCCCTCTAAGAGGAGCTGGCACATCTGCCCTCCAGTTTCTCCCCAGATGTTCTGTATCCTGGTCATTGGGTATTTTTGGGATGTATGTGCAGTGGGTTTTTCAATGCCATGAGGGGATAAGAGGAGCTGAAAGTGCCACAACATTTTGGGTGTGAGATCTGGCAGCCAGCAGACTTCTGTGTTAGGTATGGGCATCAACACCTCCCCTTCTCCTGGGAATCATTATTGAGTGAAAAACTTGCCAAACTCCATCTTTTAAGAAGCAGAGGAGGCCCATTCCAGCAGCAAAGAATGCCATCTCTGTTCCCAAGGGTGGCTGAGCCCTCCAGGTCACCAGCTACATCCAAAGAAATGCAGACACTTTAAGCACCCTTTTTCCCCCACAAGAAAGCAGCAGGGCATTCCTTGCTGTGCCCATGTGGATTTGGGATCATGATTTTGGGGTGATCAGCTTGTGTTACACATCCTGCCTCTTAATTTGGGGCTTTTGCAGACACCCAATTAGCACCTAAATGCTTCAATACATCTGTCTCAATGTCCAGGAAAGCAGGAGGGTGGGAGAAGATGCTGGTGAAGGGTGCAGGGCTTGGGGGCCCAGGATCTCATCAATCCTTCCAGGAAGCAGAAAAGGCTTGGGCAGGAATGACTGCAGGtcacagctggtgctgcaggcatggctggagcTTCTGGGGCCACTCCTAGAGGATTGGTGGCTGCTCAGCAGGAACAGGACACTTCTGAGGGAGTGGGACAAGTGTCTGTGCAGAATGGCTCCAAGGGAGGCTGACAGAGCTGACTTTTCTGAAAGCCAAAAGGCACAAGGGGGAATTCCCAAGATattgagaagaaattcttccctgtgagggtgctgaacTGGTTCAGCCTCAGCTGCCCAATGTTTTAATCCAGCACAGGAGTTGGAAATATGGCACCAATGAttcgaaaaaaaccccaaactgtgggATCTGAGCTAAGATTacaagggcagggttagatgggatattgagaagaaatttttcactgtgagggtgggcaggcacctcagggtgtccagagaagctgtggctgcccctggatccctggaagtgtccaaggctggacagagcttggagcaacctgggatggtggaaggtgtccctgcccatggcaaggacaAGTGGGAAATTCAGGCTAAATGAAGAAAACCACTTTTACTCTGAAGGTGAGCAGAGAAAGGAATGGATCCACATCCCTGAAGATACTCAGACCTTGGCTGGATGTAGGCCCAAGCAGCCTGCTCCTGTCAGCCCTGCTGGAGGCTGAATTCCACAGGTCCCTTCTGATGCATGTGGTTCTGTTCCACAAACTGATGGGCCAGCAGCCTGAGCGAGTACACAGAGTCTTTAATAAACTTCCAGAATCATTCTCCAGAGTCACACAGGTCAGCttccagtccagacttacaaAAAGTCACCAAATGAGTTTTTCTGTTTGTTGTGGGGGTGCGTGGGGCCATGTTAAAATCTGAGCTGACCCTCCCAGCCCTCACCTCCCAGAGGAATGGCCCCTGGGCCATCCACACCAACAGCCTGGGGCaagagaggggcaggggctgctgcaggtgTCACTCACCCCTTTGGCACTCGTGAAGGCCACTCCAGAGAAGGCATATCTGTCAACCACCACCGTGATGCCCTGCTGCAGCTTCTCCTTCATCATCGGTCTGGAACCATGGGGGAGATAAAACAACAGAGCTGCACTCCTCTATGGTGGCAGGAATGAAAGGAGTTAGTCTAAAACTCCAAATATCTCATCATTAAGGGAGGTCAGCTGTGATGCAGGTGAAGAGCTGTTTGTATTCCCCACCAGGCACTGACCAAACACTCTTTTTCATGACACCCAAACTCAGGGTGCCAGCACTGGGCACTGCTCTAGGCAGCTCCAGGGATTCCAAGCAAGATCACAAATTAATTATATTGACATGGACAGCTCGGTCCTCTTTGTAGGTGGTACAGCAGATTTTGTGATCAGCTCTGCCACCTTTATTTATGACACCTCTTCTTAGAGCTCACTTGTGTGTCTTCTACTGCCACtacagcagagccagcagagcttttCTGCAAAATGAGAACATTTTGGAATCTGTATTTCCAGGTAAAAACAACAGCCAACAGTGATTTCCCCATGTCCACACACAGGCTCTGTGACTAAAGCAAGGACAGCCAGTCATGGCTGAACACAGCCTTTGGCTCCAGGGGAAATTTGGGCACAATTCCTtaagctctgtcacccacaggggCTGCCTGGCAAAGCAGGGCACCTTCAGGAAAGAGAATAAATTCACAGCCTGAACTGGTTCAGCCTCAGCTGCCCAATGTTTTAATCCAGCACAGGAGCTGGAAATATGGCACCAATgattccaaaaaaaccccaaactgtgggATCTGAGCTAAGATTACAAGGACAGGGTTAGATGAGATATtgagaagaaatttttcactgtgagggtgggctGCCAcctcagggtgcccagagaagctgtggctgcccctggatccctggcagtgtccaaggccaggctggacagggcttggagccacctggaacagtggaaggtgtccctgcccatgccagggtggcactggatgggctttaaggtcccttccaacccaaaccattttgtcaTTAAATCTGAGCCCTTAAGACCCCATTCCCAGCCTGTTCCTCTGTCTCAACAGGATCACATTCTTGTAtttctgtgccccctgccagctcAAACCCCATGGGACCCCACCCcagcccttttcctttcccaagtGAGCAGACTCCACGTTACACGTGCTCCCAGCGGTTGGCAGAGAAGAGCAGGTGGATGGTGTGGTCCTCCAggttcttctccctgcccaggtaGGAGCTGATCAGCTGCCCAATCTCTGTCGTTCTGTCTGCAGGAAACACAGAACGTGCAAAGGCTGTCCTGAACGGCTCTTCCCAgaggggtgtctgtctgtctgggggTCTGTCTGTCAGGGTGGGAGGCTGGTCTGTGTGTCATGGATGGGATGAGGTCAGTCCATCCATGGTGGGGATCTGTCTGTCAGGGGTGGGAGGCTGGTCTGAGCAGGGAAGCGTCTGTCTGTGTGTCATGGATGGGATGAGGTCAGTCCATCCACGGTGGGGATCTGTCTGTCAGGGGTGGGAGGCTGGTttgagcagggcagggtcagtctgtctgtcacggatGGGCTCAgatcagtctgtctgtctgtccatcagaAGTGGCAGGAGGTCTGTCCAGAGTGAGGGGGATGTTTATTTGCCACAGTGGGAGAATGTCAGTCCATAAAGGGCTGGATCTACCTGCCTGTGACAGGCTGGGGGGGGAAGAGCTCGGTCCACCCAGGATGAgagtctgtccgtctgtctgtccgggACGGGAGGAGTCTATCCACCCtagtccgtctgtctgtccgggACGGGAGGAGTCTATCCACCctagtctgtctgtctgtccgggaCGGGTCTATCCACCCGGGGGTCTGTCTGTCGGAGGGAGGCGGTCTGTCCGTCCAGGGTGGGAGGGCTCTATCACTCAGAGCAGGGCGGTCCCTCCGTTCAAACGCGGGCCCGCCCAGAGCTCGGGCGCGCCGGGAGATCCTCCGGCCGGTTCCCCGCGCGTTCCCTCCTCACCAGCGTACCCGGGAAGCGGAGCAGGTCGGCGGGGTGCCCGGCCTCCCTGAGGGCCTCCACGAGCCGCCGGCCCTGCGTGCTCTTGCCGGCGCGATCCACGCCCTCCAGCGCGATCAGcgccccgcgccgcgccgccatcgccgcccgccggccccgccccttCCGCCGCGCCCGCCAatcgccgcccgccccgcccctcatGAATATGCAGcgccccgggcggcggcggcggccaatGGGAGGCGGGCGCGCCGTGAATACGGGATGAGGCCGCGGGCCTTGTCATGCGGGCCCGgcgggcggcggggagcggcgcgCGGGCCGCAAGATGGCGACTGCCATGTACCTGGAGCACTACCTGGACAGTgagcgcggggcgggggcggcggaggGGCCGGGACGGGGaacggggcgggggcggcgggatcGGGatgagggcggcggcggcggcagcgcgggaATTAAAACTGCGCCATGGGCAGCGCGGGGGAGTGGGGGGGGCGGCACGGGGATTGCGTCATCAGCCGGCGTCGGGTTACGTCAGCGGTGCGCGCTGGGGAGTGGGAGTGAAGCCATGGCGGCTGTGGGGGTCTGCGGGGTGGGGATCCTGCTCCCGTCCCCTCCCTGTGCTCGGAGTCCCGCTCACGCCCCTTTGCTCTGCTCACGGCTCCGCTGCCCCCTCAGCTGGGCCGTGGTTCTGGGTGGTTCCAACACTCAAAGCCTACTGAGGTGAGCGGGCACTCACGGTGCGTGAatcccaggctgggtttggtttggtttggtttattggTTTGGTTTAGAACTCATCTCGttgcagcccctgccatgggccggGACACCTTTCATTGGCAAGGTTGCTCAGAGAATTGAGTAGCGTTTTTATTGTAGGTATTG from Melospiza melodia melodia isolate bMelMel2 chromosome 12, bMelMel2.pri, whole genome shotgun sequence includes:
- the DTYMK gene encoding thymidylate kinase; the encoded protein is MAARRGALIALEGVDRAGKSTQGRRLVEALREAGHPADLLRFPDRTTEIGQLISSYLGREKNLEDHTIHLLFSANRWEHVPMMKEKLQQGITVVVDRYAFSGVAFTSAKGNFGLDWCKQPDVGLPKPDLILFLQLNPEAAAERGNFGQERYETSSFQEKVLQCFYCLMEDKSLNWKTVDASKSIEDLHREIKSIAKETMQEVQNKPLGELWK